ATTGCAGTCGATCAACAGCGGGGTTGCGCTGTCGAGCGGCATGATGACGTCGACCGAGAGCGCGCCGTGCCAGCGAAGATGCGCACCGATGGTCTCGAGATTGGCGCGGATCGCCGGCCGGCTTACGCTCTCCTTGATCGCCTCGCCGCCGCCGACCCCGGCTGCGATCTGCCGGTAGGCATGGAAGCCGACCAGCGTGCCGCGGCAGAACACCGACTGCGCCTTCGCGACCGTACCGGTGATGAGATCCTGCGCCAGCACCTCGCCGGCAAAATCGCCTGACGATTCGAGATCGTAGAGCGCGCGATTGAGATCGCCGGCGTCGCGCACGAACCAGATGCCGCGGCTCGCGGTGCCGACCGACGTCTTGACCACGGACGGAAACTGCAGGCCGTCGCGCAGCTCCTCGGCCGAGGTCACGATCCGGGTCGGCGGCTGCGGCTGGCCGAGTTGGTCGAGCAGCCGGCTGAAGCCGGCCTTGCTGTGCACGGCGCGATAGGAGGCGAAATCCGGCAGCGCCAGACCAGTGCGCGAGGTCAGCCGCGCCGCGGCGCGGGCGAACAGGAAGCCTTGCTCATGGGTCGGCAGCAGCACGTCAAAATGCTGCGACGCCAACAGCTGCTCGACGAAGCGCAGGTAGCCGGCCGGATCCGACCGCAGCGGCGGACAATGGTGGTACTTGCGGACAAAGCGGGAATAGCGGGCCAGGCACCAGCGTGAGGGATCGCAGACCTCGACGTGATGGCCGGCCAACCCCAGGATCGTGATCGCCTCCCGGCCGGAGGTGCTGGAGCCCTCTGACACAAGCACCCGGAGCGGCTTCTTGGCGTCGATCATGGCCGATCATCACCGCAGCCCCGCACTTTGTCGCCGCCTTTAATGCCGCATGTGTCGATCCGGCACGCCCGCGCCGGGGGCAGCCATGCACCTGCGTTCATGGACAATTAGCGGCCAGCCTCTATTTTCTGGCGGCCCTGCCGGGCATTACTTTCATTTGACGCGTTTTCTTCACGCGAACCGGTATCCACTTCGCTTGAAAACGCGCTGGAAGATGGGGTTGTCTCAGCAATGGTCGACATTCTGGCCGCACCGCAGCAAGCGAGAACCGACAGCGCGCTGCGCACCCTGACCGGGATTTCGGTCGCCCATTGGGTCAGCCATTTCCATATCTTCGTGCTGCCGATGCTGTTCCCATTCCTGAAGCAGCAGCTCGGCGTCGGCTATGTCGAGCTCGGTTTCGCGCTGACGGTGTTCGCGGTGGTGTCGGGCCTGACCCAGGCGCCGATCGGTTACCTTGCCGACCATATCGGCGCGCGCAAGATCCTGCTGGTCGGGTTGACCGTCGGCGGCTGTGCGCTGATCGGACTCGGCCTGCATCTCAGCTACACCTCGCTGATCGTCTGTGCCGTGCTGCTCGGCCTCGCCAACAGCGTCTATCATCCGGCCGACTACGCGATCCTGTCGGCCCATATGGATGAGGCGCGGATGGGCCGCGCCTTCTCGATCCATACCTTTGCCGGCTTCCTCGGCGGCGCGGTGGCACCGGCGATCATCGCAGCTCTCGTCGCCTCGATCGGCGGCCACGGCGCGTTGATCGTGGCCGGCGCGGTGGGACCTTTGGTGGCGCTGTTCCTGATCGTGCTCGGCATTCCCGATGCCGGCGCCAACAAGACCAAGGCAAAGGACGATACCGCAGCCAAGGCCAGCGTGATCACGCCGGCGCTGATGGTGCTGACCGCGTTCTTCACGCTGCTGAGCCTGTCGACCTCGGGCATCAACAATTTCGGCGTGGTCGCGCTGATGGGCGGCTACGGCGCCTCGTTCTCGACCGCCAACATCGCGCTGACCGCACTCCTCGGCGCCAGCGCCGCGGGCGTGCTCGCCGGCGGCTATCTCGCCGACTGGACCCATCGCCACAGCCAGCTCGCCGCGGCCTGCTTCGCGGTCAATGCCGTGCTGGTGCTGCTGGTTACGCTGGTGAGCCTGCCGCCGGTGGCGCTGACGCTTACGCTCGGGCTCGCCGGATTCCTCGGCGGCGTGATCGCACCGTCGCGCGACATGATGGTGCGCAACGCCGCGCCTCCCGGTGCCGCCGGCCGCGCCTTCGGCATCGTCTCGACCGGCTTCAACTTCGGCGGCATCGTCAGCCCGCTGCTGTTCGGCTGGATCATGGACCAGCACATGCCGCATTGGGTGTTCGGCGCGTCGGTGGTCTTCATGGTGCTGACCGTGCTGCTTGCGTTGGTCACCGAGCGCAAGCCGCAGGCCTCCGGGTTTACGATCCAGGCGCAGCCCCGTTAGGGCAACCGCACGGATCGCCTGTGGACGCCGGCGTCACCGGCCCCAGAACGCGGGCGCCGTCTTGAACCGCCGCCAGCTCTTGCGCAGCGTTTTCGCCATCGCGATCTGATCGCGGGCCAGCCAGCCGGCCATCGCGCCGATGCCGAGATGAAGTTCAGGCTGGTCGTCCTGCCGGATGGTTTGGAGCAGCACGCGCGTGCTTCCGATGTCGCACACCCGGCCCAGACTGCTCTGCAGCCCGGCGAGCCGCTTCACGTAGCGCTTCGCCGGTGCGTGGGCTGCATAGAGCGGCAGGAAGAACTCCGCCGCATAGCGCAACTTCTTCAGGTTGATCCGCAGATTGTGCTGCGCATGGATATCGAGCCGCCGGAACCGCGCACCACGCTTCAATGTCTTGCGGTGCAAGCGTTCCAGAATGCGATCGGCAAGCACCGGCATCGGTTGCGACAGGATCGCCAGCGCTTCGCTGTCGATCTCGTTGCGCCAGCTGCGGCGCTCCACCAACTGCCCCAGCGAGAGCAGGAAGCGGCTGCAACGGGGATCGGCTAGAACGTCCTGCAAGGCGCCGTAGCTCGACTTCTGGCGCTGTTCGACCGCTTGGCGGAGACCGCCGAGATCGATATCCGGTACCGCTTTGACCAGGCGGGTGATCGTCGTTTCGGCGAAGACGTCCCAATCCCGGGTCTGGCCGAGTTTCCGCATCAGCCATTTGGCTTCGCCGTTGACCGCCAGAAATGCCGGCGATGGAATGTCGCGTCGGAACAGCGCGCAGATCGTCCGCAAGCGCCGCAAAGCCACGCGCATCTGGTGCACGCCTTCGGGATCCGAGCCCTGCTCGGCCACCGCATGATTCTTCAACAGATGATGCCAGCAGGACCCTACCAGCAGCGCGATGACGTCGTCGACCGCAAGCTCCGCGGTGATGCCCGACAACTCGGCCTTCGCCGCGGATGGCGCGACATCGAACGCGAGCGCATAGCCGCGTTCCGCCTTGCTGCGCGTACCAATCTGCAACGGCGCGGCGTCGAGCAACTGCGTTCCGAGATCGAACAGGACGCCGGCATTGCCGCTCTTCAGTTCGATCTCGATTTCCGACAGCACC
The window above is part of the Bradyrhizobium sp. PSBB068 genome. Proteins encoded here:
- a CDS encoding MFS transporter; translation: MVDILAAPQQARTDSALRTLTGISVAHWVSHFHIFVLPMLFPFLKQQLGVGYVELGFALTVFAVVSGLTQAPIGYLADHIGARKILLVGLTVGGCALIGLGLHLSYTSLIVCAVLLGLANSVYHPADYAILSAHMDEARMGRAFSIHTFAGFLGGAVAPAIIAALVASIGGHGALIVAGAVGPLVALFLIVLGIPDAGANKTKAKDDTAAKASVITPALMVLTAFFTLLSLSTSGINNFGVVALMGGYGASFSTANIALTALLGASAAGVLAGGYLADWTHRHSQLAAACFAVNAVLVLLVTLVSLPPVALTLTLGLAGFLGGVIAPSRDMMVRNAAPPGAAGRAFGIVSTGFNFGGIVSPLLFGWIMDQHMPHWVFGASVVFMVLTVLLALVTERKPQASGFTIQAQPR
- a CDS encoding CHAD domain-containing protein; translated protein: MTDAGTAIAVRHGDQAEFELKLLAPQGSLEKLREAPCIVQHARNRGAYHRLETVYYDTAERLLFQRGMSLRVRHSGKNFIQTLKLPPDDGQPLKRRQWEMPVAGITPDLALFPADEVGDVVAALSNDALVPVFATKVRRHARQLDLPDASVEVAFDEGTIEADARQEVLSEIEIELKSGNAGVLFDLGTQLLDAAPLQIGTRSKAERGYALAFDVAPSAAKAELSGITAELAVDDVIALLVGSCWHHLLKNHAVAEQGSDPEGVHQMRVALRRLRTICALFRRDIPSPAFLAVNGEAKWLMRKLGQTRDWDVFAETTITRLVKAVPDIDLGGLRQAVEQRQKSSYGALQDVLADPRCSRFLLSLGQLVERRSWRNEIDSEALAILSQPMPVLADRILERLHRKTLKRGARFRRLDIHAQHNLRINLKKLRYAAEFFLPLYAAHAPAKRYVKRLAGLQSSLGRVCDIGSTRVLLQTIRQDDQPELHLGIGAMAGWLARDQIAMAKTLRKSWRRFKTAPAFWGR